The proteins below come from a single Leptotrichia sp. oral taxon 223 genomic window:
- a CDS encoding LptA/OstA family protein, giving the protein MWKKIAYGGLVLILIYFIYAVFFKKIPTPLEQMQKDMKAKKVVYRLKDDAIIYADEQIGSEGDEVIRFKNVIVDLIKKQMIISGKEGEVNTKTSDVTLMKKVVGTTKDKKWEIYTERVEYKKQGDTLISPVRTKLINTVDNTVSEADRVETTTKFETIVAIGHASYNNKKDKKTLTADKITYNDPTKVSFAEGHTVYKEEQTKRELRADKMRYDDINKIGNAEGNVIYTDPENKLTGNKVDYYMKDERIDGQGNIVYTGKNSVISADTASYFVKKKQVDGRGHVKYTSPTLIVTGDHVFYDEIARILNGDGNGTYNYLPRKTTGTYRSGVYDLKTETLTTNDYYTANYDDYKMDGTGLVYVFPTGDATMNGPFNVKKQNFNVHGANGTMNTISKDIFANKMEMTSVQGDRITSDTGRGSFEKKEFRFDGHVKGKIRGNVKDLVNDPRPLVESEAVNFIGNTAKVYFVSHKNGSNMSITRSEIKENVHMTYKDVTLDSQYNEMDSGRNLILARDKVMVDFKNNTKMTANYLYMDMNKQEGYARNNVKIVSTLPQFRAINTSADKAKIYLKDKKIKLNGNVVTYQGKTQISSKNAIYDMDKRILENEGNIQMQYEIQNNEEQGKSDPKNAAATQEVIGRLSIPEGEVSTRGGINLPKSMTASNGVPVTIKWRSSNSSLFSVSGRINKQFYGGGTKGVTLTAIAKAGVDTAERTFNVSVPTESAHEMLVRAAKNIYVSEDGGNLPSSVRVNVSRGTIDVPISWSKNGDRNVATLRYGGASYQKQF; this is encoded by the coding sequence ATGTGGAAAAAAATAGCTTATGGAGGACTTGTATTAATACTTATATATTTCATATATGCGGTATTCTTTAAAAAAATTCCGACACCGCTGGAACAGATGCAAAAGGATATGAAAGCAAAAAAAGTTGTGTACAGATTAAAGGACGATGCGATTATTTATGCGGATGAGCAGATTGGATCTGAGGGAGATGAAGTTATCAGATTCAAGAATGTAATTGTGGATTTGATAAAGAAGCAGATGATAATCTCTGGGAAAGAAGGGGAAGTTAATACCAAGACATCTGATGTTACATTAATGAAAAAAGTTGTTGGGACAACGAAGGACAAAAAATGGGAAATTTACACAGAACGTGTGGAATATAAGAAGCAGGGAGATACGTTAATTTCACCAGTAAGGACAAAGTTGATAAATACTGTTGACAACACAGTTTCTGAAGCGGACAGGGTTGAAACGACGACAAAATTTGAAACAATTGTGGCAATTGGGCATGCAAGCTATAATAATAAAAAAGATAAAAAAACTTTGACAGCAGATAAAATTACTTATAATGATCCAACGAAAGTATCATTTGCAGAAGGACATACAGTTTACAAGGAAGAGCAGACAAAAAGGGAACTGCGTGCAGACAAAATGCGCTATGATGACATAAATAAAATTGGAAATGCAGAAGGGAACGTAATTTATACGGATCCTGAAAATAAACTAACCGGCAATAAAGTTGACTATTATATGAAGGATGAGCGTATAGATGGGCAGGGAAATATTGTCTATACCGGTAAAAACAGCGTGATTTCAGCAGATACCGCTTCATACTTTGTAAAGAAAAAGCAAGTTGACGGAAGAGGACATGTAAAATATACAAGCCCAACTTTAATAGTAACAGGAGATCACGTATTCTACGATGAAATTGCCAGAATATTAAATGGTGATGGAAATGGGACATACAACTATCTGCCAAGAAAAACTACAGGAACGTATAGAAGTGGAGTTTATGATTTAAAAACCGAAACACTTACAACAAATGACTATTATACTGCAAATTATGATGACTATAAAATGGATGGAACTGGACTTGTGTATGTGTTCCCAACTGGAGACGCCACAATGAACGGACCATTTAACGTGAAAAAGCAAAACTTCAATGTACATGGTGCAAATGGAACAATGAACACAATTTCAAAGGATATTTTTGCAAATAAAATGGAAATGACGAGTGTTCAGGGAGATAGAATTACATCCGACACAGGGCGTGGAAGTTTTGAGAAAAAGGAATTCAGGTTTGACGGACATGTTAAAGGTAAAATTCGTGGAAATGTGAAAGATCTTGTGAATGATCCAAGGCCGCTTGTGGAATCAGAAGCAGTAAACTTTATTGGAAATACTGCCAAAGTTTATTTTGTTTCACATAAAAACGGAAGCAATATGAGTATTACACGGAGTGAAATTAAGGAAAATGTGCATATGACTTATAAGGATGTTACGCTTGATTCCCAATACAATGAAATGGATTCAGGAAGAAACCTTATTCTTGCAAGGGACAAGGTTATGGTTGACTTTAAAAATAACACGAAGATGACAGCAAATTATCTATACATGGATATGAACAAGCAGGAAGGGTATGCCAGAAACAATGTAAAAATTGTAAGTACATTGCCGCAGTTCAGAGCGATTAACACAAGTGCGGATAAGGCTAAAATTTACTTGAAGGATAAAAAAATAAAATTAAATGGAAATGTAGTAACTTATCAAGGGAAAACGCAAATTTCGTCTAAAAATGCAATTTATGATATGGATAAGAGAATTCTTGAAAATGAAGGAAATATTCAGATGCAATATGAAATCCAGAATAACGAGGAGCAAGGGAAATCAGATCCTAAAAATGCTGCGGCAACTCAGGAAGTTATAGGCAGATTGTCAATTCCAGAAGGGGAAGTAAGTACAAGAGGCGGAATTAACCTGCCAAAATCAATGACAGCCTCAAATGGAGTTCCAGTTACAATAAAATGGCGTTCTTCAAACTCAAGCCTATTTTCAGTATCTGGAAGAATCAATAAGCAGTTTTACGGTGGAGGAACAAAAGGCGTAACCTTGACTGCAATAGCTAAAGCTGGAGTGGACACAGCCGAAAGAACCTTTAACGTAAGCGTTCCGACAGAATCAGCGCACGAAATGCTTGTTAGAGCTGCAAAGAATATTTATGTTTCAGAAGATGGCGGAAATTTACCATCATCAGTAAGAGTAAATGTGA